The Sciurus carolinensis chromosome 18, mSciCar1.2, whole genome shotgun sequence genome contains a region encoding:
- the Znf75a gene encoding zinc finger protein 75A: MMMVDLKVVEHLDPQIRALWETKEPVTQSSNQSKKSAQRDSLDPRRSCWHFRNFHYHKTAGPHEAVSQLQELCRRWLRPEIHSKEEILELLVLEQFLTILPREMQTWMQKHHPQSIEEAVDLVEYLQRETGQRRNGVEVHELEKEPVLVGETPETPGLKVKPSKSQSEGVSKDEEFWNTYQGVQKHLSRSSCKETESIYESAVPAQQSLAFSEQKNTKVWTVAPGLILPQSQSLLSFEEVAMYFSKEEWELLDPTQKALYNDVMQENYKTVISLALFVLPKPKVISCLEQGEDPWVQGSSEFKPCPRESSTAGLILKNDTENHQPVSLSDLEIQAPRDLGSKKAKVKVPQKTVGKENHGDTHRVGKWHRDFPVKKRKKLATWKQELLKLMDLHKKDRAGEKPFKCQECGKNFRVSSDLIKHQRIHTEEKPYKCQQCDKRFRWSSDLNKHLTTHQGIKPYKCSWCGKSFSQNTNLHTHQRTHTGEKPFTCHECGKKFSQNSHLIKHRRTHTGEQPYTCGICKRNFSRRSSLLRHQKLHQ; encoded by the exons ATGATGATGGTAGATCTGAAGGTGGTTGAGCATTTGGACCCTCAGATCAGGGCTCTGTGGGAGACTAAGGAACCTGTGACTCAGAGCTCCAATCAAAGTAAGAAATCTGCACAGAGAGACAGTCTGGATCCCAGGCGCTCTTGCTGGCACTTCCGGAACTTCCATTATCACAAAACAGCTGGACCCCATGAAGCTGTCAGCCAGCTTCAGGAATTATGCCGTCGGTGGCTGAGACCAGAGATTCACTCAAAGGAGGAGATCTTGGAACTGCTGGTGCTAGAGCAGTTCCTGACCATTCTGCCCAGGGAGATGCAGACCTGGATGCAGAAGCACCATCCACAGAGCATTGAGGAGGCTGTTGACTTGGTGGAATACTTACAAAGGGAAACTGGTCAAAGGAGGAATGGG GTTGAAGTCCATGAGCTGGAAAAGGAGCCAGTGCTTGTGGGAGAAACACCAGAGACTCCAGGCTTAAAGGTGAAGCCATCAAAGTCTCAATCAGAAGGTGTGTCTAAGGATGAAGAATTTTGGAATACATACCAGGGTGTACAAAAACATCTGAGCAGGAGTTCTTGTAAAGAAACTGAGTCTATATATGAGAGTG CTGTTCCTGCTCAGCAGAGTCTAGCCTTTTCTGAACAGAAAAACACCAAAGTGTGGACAGTGGCACCTGGGCTTATCTTGCCCCAGTCCCAG AGCTTGTTGTCATTTGAAGAAGTAGCCATGTATTTTTCCAAGGAAGAGTGGGAGTTATTGGATCCCACTCAGAAGGCTCTCTACAATGATGTAATGCAGGAAAACTATAAGACTGTCATCTCGCTAG CATTATTTGTGCTTCCCAAACCTAAAGTCATCTCCTGTCTAGAGCAAGGAGAAGACCCATGGGTTCAAGGATCGTCAGAGTTCAAACCCTGCCCCAGAGAATCTTCTACAG CAGGGTTAATACTAAAAAATGACACTGAAAATCATCAGCCTGTATCTCTCTCTGACTTGGAAATACAAGCACCAAGAGACTTAGGATCAAAAAAGGCCAAAGTGAAAGTTCCCCAGAAAACAGTGGGCAAAGAAAATCATGGTGATACACACAGAGTGGGGAAGTGGCACCGAGATTTTccagtgaagaaaagaaagaaacttgcaACATGGAAACAAGAACTACTGAAACTTATGGATCTTCACAAGAAAGACCGTGCAGGGGAAAAGCCTTTTAAATGCCAAGAATGTGGGAAAAACTTCAGAGTTAGCTCTGATCTTATTAAGCACCAAAGAATTCACACAGAAGAGAAGCCTTATAAGTGCCAGCAGTGTGATAAGAGGTTTAGATGGAGTTCAGATCTTAATAAGCACTTAACAACACATCAAGGAATAAAACCATATAAGTGTTCATGGTGTGGGAAAAGCTTCAGTCAAAATACAAACCTTCACACACACCAAAgaactcacacaggagagaaacccttTACATGTCatgaatgtggaaaaaaattcagTCAGAACTCCCACCTTATTAAGCACCGGAGAACCCACACAGGTGAACAGCCTTACACCTGTGGTATATGCAAGAGAAACTTTAGTAGGCGGTCAAGCCTTCTTAGACACCAGAAACTTCACCAATGA
- the LOC124969959 gene encoding translation initiation factor IF-2-like, whose amino-acid sequence MGNEPPRKHATAAPGAVPGLVLLWPGQRLLRGALPAPSARRQGFRPPRRSSPRRGPLLRKGSRERLRSRAVASRPPCPPQARAAWAGNAAARPPGRPTAASWSRSGSRARAEEEVTRGPAPPSREVPHGRAPALRALGRGGSPPGPRGSVDASERKGSRAFRPDLAALLGRMPRPSLRAPGEQAARAGRTGAPRVSARLSEGPRGVFPGCGRCLLVSTWNG is encoded by the exons ATGGGAA ACGAGCCCCCACGGAAGCACGCTACCGCCGCGCCCGGCGCAGTCCCGGGGCTCGTCCTGCTCTGGCCTGGGCAGAGGCTGCTGCGGGGTGCGCTGCCGGCCCCCAGCGCCCGGAGGCAAGGCTTCCGGCCGCCACGCCGCAGCTCGCCCCGCAGAGGCCCGCTCCTGCGCAAAGGGAGCCGAGAAAGGCTTCGGAGCCGCGCTGTGGCCTCGCGCCCGCCGTGCCCACCGCAGGCACGGGCCGCCTGGGCCGGAAACGCCGCTGCCCGCCCGCCCGG ACGACCAACCGCGGCGTCTTGGTCGCGCTCTGGGAGCCGCGCACGGGCGGAAGAGGAAGTGACGCGCGGCCCCGCCCCTCCTTCGCGCGAGGTGCCCCACGGCCGCGCGCCTGCGCTCAGGGCGCTCGGGAGGGGCGGCTCCCCTCCCGGGCCGCGGGGAAGCGTCGACGCCTCCGAGCGGAAGGGGTCTCGTGCCTTCAGACCCGACCTCGCCGCCCTGCTGGGCCGCATGCCCCGGCCGTCGCTGCGGGCTCCTGGAGAGCAGGCAGCTCGTGCAGGTAGGACCGGCGCTCCCCGCGTGTCGGCGAGGCTCTCGGAAGGGCCGCGCGGCGTTTTCCCCGGCTGTGGGCGCTGTTTGCTGGTGAG caccTGGAATGGATAA